One Brassica napus cultivar Da-Ae chromosome C4, Da-Ae, whole genome shotgun sequence genomic region harbors:
- the LOC125586192 gene encoding uncharacterized protein LOC125586192: MVQETVEQVEMLKSRLKEAHDRQKSYAYKRRKDLEFQVGDLVYLKGGSKTRKLKKLKPRFMGPYPILERIAAVAYRLGLSAGLSDFHDVFHVSVLRKVVREPELIMQQPPSDLGKNLSALCQPVQISERQMKVVQGMTTSLVRVRWERDGIQEETWETENHLRIDYPELFEDGIGQSVQEPNSGSNSLLVEENCNDPIPSPVISARQSPNPKRCNSTKTEPSLTPEIVPPPPPRPEPRSTSSPPIPDEDHHRDRDVETSRDQEDQPESRPDAPSSAAFLPHRSVRVAHAPPPSSTRSARGSHAPPPRTVFRRRH, translated from the exons ATGGTTCAGGAGACAGTAGAGCAGGTGGAGATGCTCAAGTCTCGGCTTAAGGAGGCTCATGACCGACAGAAGAGTTATGCATATAAGCGCCGTAAGGATTTAGAGTTTCAGGTGGGCGACCTGGTATACCTGAAGGGAGGATCTAAGACTCGGAAGCTAAAGAAACTTAAACCAAGATTTATGGGGCCGTATCCTATTTTGGAACGGATAGCAGCAGTTGCTTACAGATTGGGATTATCAGCAGGGTTGTCAGACTTCCATGATGTGTTCCATGTGTCAGTATTGAGAAAAGTTGTGAGAGAGCCAGAGCTCATTATGCAGCAGCCACCAAGTGACCTTGGTAAAAATTTGTCTGCACTTTGTCAGCCAGTACAGATTTCGGAGAGGCAAATGAAAGTGGTTCAGGGGATGACGACTAGTTTGGTCAGAGTCCGTTGGGAGAGAGACGGGATCCAGGAGGAGACCTGGGAGACCGAAAATCACTTGAGGATTGACTATCCAGAGCTTTTTGAGGATGGTATTGGACAGTCGGTTCAGGAGCCGAATTCGGGGTCGAATTCCTTATTAGTGGAGGAGAATTGTAACGACCCAATTCCCAGCCCAGTGATTTCGGCCCGTCAGAGCCC AAACCCTAAGCGTTGTAACTCTACAAAGACTGAGCCGTCACTCACACCTGAGATCGTACCACCGCCACCACCACGTCCAGAGCCGAGATCGACCAGTTCACCGCCGATCCCAGACGAAG ACCACCATCGTGATCGTGATGTCGAGACGAGTCGGGATCAAGAAGATCAGCCGGAAAGTCGCCCGGACGCGCCGTCAAGCGCGGCTTTTCTCCCGCATCGTTCCGTGCGTGTGGCAcacgcgccgccgccgtccTCTACACGTTCCGCGCGTGGATCTCACGCGCCACCACCACGCACCGTGTTCCGTCGCCGCCATTGA